One part of the Haemophilus parainfluenzae genome encodes these proteins:
- a CDS encoding helix-turn-helix domain-containing protein, giving the protein MGKHYTIEFKLQILQPILNGKMSIREAARFYNIPSNALVGTWLKRFEKSGIKGLIPRKPSGRPPMKPKYARMPPPPKTEEDRLRLRILQLEAEVAYLKELRRLRLQDEAEQRKLSKG; this is encoded by the coding sequence ATGGGTAAACACTACACAATCGAATTTAAATTACAAATTCTTCAACCTATTTTGAATGGAAAAATGAGTATTAGAGAAGCAGCTCGTTTTTACAATATTCCTTCCAACGCCCTAGTCGGGACATGGTTGAAACGGTTTGAAAAAAGTGGCATAAAGGGACTTATTCCCCGTAAACCATCAGGACGACCGCCTATGAAACCTAAATATGCCAGAATGCCACCGCCACCCAAAACTGAAGAAGACCGTTTACGCCTGAGAATTTTACAGCTTGAAGCGGAGGTAGCCTACCTAAAGGAGTTGAGAAGGCTCAGACTTCAGGACGAAGCCGAGCAACGGAAATTATCCAAAGGTTAA
- the trpS gene encoding tryptophan--tRNA ligase, giving the protein MTKPIVFSGVQPSGELTIGNYLGALRNWVKMQEDYECIFCVVDLHAITVRQDPAALRKATLDVLALYLACGIDPNKSTIFVQSHVPEHTQLSWVLNCYTYFGEMSRMTQFKDKSARYAENINVGLFDYPVLMAADILLYQAKSVPVGDDQKQHLEITRDIAARFNALYGDIFTIPEIFLGKAGARIMSLQDPDKKMSKSDDNRNNVVTLLEDPKSVAKKIKRAVTDSDEPPVVRYDVQNKAGVSNLLDILSAVTDKSVAELEKEFEGKMYGHLKTAVADEVSNLLAGLQERFYQYRNDEALLDEILRQGAEKARARAKATLDKVYEAVGFVAAK; this is encoded by the coding sequence ATGACAAAACCAATTGTATTCAGTGGCGTGCAGCCTTCCGGCGAATTAACTATCGGGAATTATTTAGGTGCACTTCGCAACTGGGTGAAAATGCAAGAAGATTATGAGTGTATTTTCTGTGTGGTGGATTTACACGCCATCACGGTACGTCAAGATCCTGCGGCGCTTCGTAAGGCGACTCTTGATGTACTCGCACTTTACTTGGCTTGTGGCATTGATCCGAATAAAAGCACAATCTTCGTGCAATCTCATGTACCAGAGCATACTCAACTAAGCTGGGTATTAAACTGCTACACTTATTTTGGTGAAATGAGCCGTATGACTCAATTTAAAGATAAATCAGCACGTTATGCCGAAAATATTAACGTGGGTTTATTTGATTACCCGGTTTTAATGGCAGCAGATATCTTACTTTACCAAGCGAAAAGCGTACCGGTAGGGGATGACCAAAAACAACATTTAGAAATCACCCGTGATATTGCGGCTCGTTTTAATGCACTTTACGGTGATATTTTCACGATCCCTGAAATCTTCTTAGGCAAAGCAGGCGCGCGTATTATGTCTTTGCAAGATCCTGATAAAAAAATGTCAAAATCAGATGATAACCGTAATAACGTGGTGACCTTGCTTGAAGATCCAAAATCGGTAGCAAAAAAAATCAAACGTGCGGTAACAGATTCTGATGAGCCACCTGTTGTACGTTATGATGTGCAAAATAAAGCGGGTGTGTCTAACTTATTAGATATTCTTTCTGCAGTAACCGATAAATCCGTGGCAGAGCTTGAAAAAGAATTTGAAGGCAAAATGTACGGCCACTTAAAAACAGCGGTAGCTGACGAAGTGTCAAACTTACTTGCCGGTTTACAAGAACGTTTCTATCAATATCGTAACGATGAAGCACTTTTAGACGAAATTTTACGTCAAGGTGCGGAAAAAGCCCGTGCAAGAGCAAAAGCAACCCTTGACAAAGTGTACGAAGCCGTCGGCTTTGTTGCAGCAAAATAA
- a CDS encoding ElyC/SanA/YdcF family protein, whose protein sequence is MQKIFKVSLLAVLSSLAVNSFASTAEVKVLEPQLNYQQLLTQRQVVDELLEQAVKIQNSPARVSNAGFTAKLPSNMERIADLLLEAYKLEPYRVDFLFGAANANIYNGNTDKAIELYQKVLDVAPDDVKAHTYLAAWNRFKGNQAETTKHLERLKQLSPESASKLEKVFAVIDKAANQPITDKLETKLPAQSAIITLGYALNPDGSMHDILVQRLEKTLEIANQNPDALIIVTGGVPQNNKTEGDLMKQWLIEKGVDASRIYSDNYARSTVENALFSRYSLAKHKIKHAVLISSGSHVRRGQALFEIATQESGPQGLVIETVAALDKPLDELQKITEKDLLGIYRDSLKTMGLSMFNSGLLQD, encoded by the coding sequence ATGCAAAAAATCTTCAAGGTTTCCTTACTTGCTGTACTTTCATCTCTTGCAGTAAACAGCTTCGCTAGCACGGCAGAAGTGAAAGTGCTTGAGCCTCAATTAAACTATCAACAACTTCTTACTCAAAGACAGGTTGTGGATGAATTGCTTGAACAAGCAGTGAAAATCCAAAACTCACCGGCTCGTGTTTCAAATGCAGGTTTTACCGCGAAACTTCCTTCCAATATGGAGCGTATTGCGGATCTTTTATTAGAAGCGTATAAGCTTGAGCCTTATCGTGTGGATTTTTTGTTTGGTGCAGCGAATGCCAATATTTATAACGGCAATACCGATAAAGCCATTGAGCTTTACCAAAAAGTGCTTGATGTGGCGCCAGATGATGTGAAAGCCCACACTTACTTGGCGGCGTGGAATCGTTTTAAAGGCAATCAAGCAGAAACTACTAAACATTTAGAACGCTTAAAACAACTTTCCCCAGAAAGTGCGAGCAAATTAGAGAAAGTTTTTGCCGTGATTGATAAAGCGGCTAATCAGCCAATTACTGACAAACTTGAAACTAAATTACCGGCACAATCTGCAATTATTACGTTGGGGTATGCTTTAAACCCAGACGGCAGCATGCATGACATTTTAGTGCAACGTTTAGAGAAAACCTTAGAAATTGCGAATCAAAATCCAGATGCGTTAATTATTGTGACAGGCGGGGTGCCACAAAACAATAAAACCGAAGGGGATTTGATGAAACAATGGTTAATTGAGAAAGGCGTTGATGCAAGTCGTATTTATTCGGATAACTATGCGCGTTCAACTGTCGAAAATGCACTTTTCTCTCGTTACTCTTTAGCGAAACACAAAATCAAACATGCCGTGTTGATTAGCTCAGGTAGTCATGTTCGTCGCGGACAAGCGTTATTTGAAATTGCGACGCAAGAATCCGGTCCGCAAGGTCTTGTGATTGAAACAGTCGCCGCGTTAGATAAACCGTTAGATGAGTTACAAAAAATCACGGAGAAAGATTTGCTGGGTATTTATCGCGATAGCTTAAAAACAATGGGATTGTCGATGTTTAATAGCGGACTATTACAAGATTAA
- a CDS encoding Tex family protein, which yields MLNQQISQIIAAELTVQPQQILAAIQLLDDGNTIPFIARYRKEATGGLDDTQLRHFETRLIYLRELEDRRQTILKSIEEQGKLTDELRDKIHATQSKTELEDLYLPYKPKRRTKGQIAIEAGLEPLADLLWNEPKNDPETAAAEFVNADKGVTDTKVALDGARYILMERFAEDAGLLAKVRDYLAKNAVIVSKVIEGKETEGAKFQDYFDHQELLKNVPSHRALAMFRGRNEGILQLSLNADPDAEEGSRQSYCEEIIRDYLDVRFAAQPADKWREQVIAWTWKIKVSLHLETELMASLREKAEEEAIDVFARNLTALLMAAPAGAKSTMGLDPGLRTGVKVAVVDNTGKLLDTTTIYPHTGREAEAQVAIFSLIRKHNVELIAIGNGTASRETERFAKEVIKEIKENKPQTVVVSEAGASVYSASEFAANEFPNLDVSLRGAVSIARRLQDPLAELVKIEPKAIGVGQYQHDVNQTQLARKLDAVVEDCVNAVGVDLNTASAPLLARVAGMTKTLAQNIVEYRDENGRFESRSELKKVPRLGPKAFEQCAGFMRIAEGKNPLDASGVHPEAYPVVEKILQATAQSIQDLMGNAGVVRQLDAKQFIDEQFGLPTVQDIFKELEKPGRDPRGEFKTAVFTEGVEEITDLKPGMILEGTVTNVTNFGAFVDIGVHQDGLVHISSLSDKFIEDPHQVVKTGDIVKVKVLEVDVPRKRIALTMRLDESVVKNDGKSDRTLSAKPKSNSPRQDRNPRGNGTMGNAFADALKNWKK from the coding sequence ATGTTAAATCAACAAATTAGCCAAATTATTGCGGCAGAATTAACCGTTCAACCCCAACAAATCCTCGCCGCCATTCAATTATTAGATGATGGCAACACCATTCCATTTATCGCCCGTTATCGTAAAGAAGCCACGGGTGGCTTGGATGACACCCAACTTCGTCATTTTGAAACCCGTTTAATTTATTTACGTGAATTAGAAGATCGTCGTCAAACCATTTTGAAATCTATTGAAGAGCAAGGGAAATTGACTGATGAATTGCGTGACAAAATCCATGCGACACAAAGCAAAACCGAATTAGAAGATTTATATTTGCCGTACAAACCAAAACGTCGTACGAAAGGGCAAATTGCGATTGAAGCGGGTCTTGAACCATTGGCTGATTTACTTTGGAACGAGCCAAAAAATGATCCTGAAACGGCTGCAGCTGAATTTGTGAATGCAGATAAAGGTGTAACAGACACCAAAGTCGCCCTTGATGGCGCACGCTATATTTTAATGGAGCGTTTTGCTGAGGATGCGGGTTTATTAGCGAAAGTCCGTGATTATTTAGCAAAAAATGCGGTTATTGTATCTAAAGTGATTGAAGGCAAAGAAACGGAAGGCGCAAAATTCCAAGATTATTTCGATCACCAAGAATTATTGAAAAATGTGCCTTCTCACCGTGCATTAGCGATGTTCCGTGGACGTAATGAGGGCATTTTACAATTAAGCTTAAATGCTGATCCAGATGCAGAAGAGGGTAGTCGTCAAAGTTATTGTGAAGAAATTATTCGTGATTATTTAGATGTGCGTTTCGCTGCTCAGCCAGCGGATAAATGGCGTGAACAAGTGATTGCGTGGACATGGAAAATCAAAGTGTCGTTGCATTTAGAAACGGAATTAATGGCAAGTTTACGTGAAAAAGCGGAAGAAGAAGCTATTGATGTTTTCGCTCGAAATCTGACCGCACTTTTAATGGCGGCACCCGCTGGCGCGAAGAGCACAATGGGTTTGGACCCAGGCTTACGTACGGGGGTTAAAGTCGCAGTGGTGGATAACACGGGTAAATTATTAGATACCACCACCATTTATCCACATACGGGGCGTGAAGCTGAAGCGCAAGTGGCGATTTTCAGCTTAATCCGCAAACATAACGTGGAATTAATTGCCATTGGTAACGGTACGGCTTCTCGTGAAACAGAACGTTTTGCGAAAGAAGTGATTAAAGAAATCAAAGAAAATAAACCACAAACCGTTGTAGTAAGCGAAGCGGGCGCATCGGTTTATTCTGCTTCTGAATTTGCCGCAAATGAATTCCCGAATTTAGATGTATCTTTACGTGGTGCGGTCTCTATTGCACGTCGTTTACAAGATCCATTGGCAGAATTAGTGAAAATCGAACCGAAAGCCATTGGTGTAGGCCAATATCAGCACGATGTAAACCAAACCCAACTTGCGCGTAAACTTGATGCGGTGGTGGAAGACTGTGTAAACGCGGTAGGCGTAGATTTGAATACAGCATCCGCACCATTGCTTGCTCGCGTGGCAGGGATGACAAAAACCTTAGCACAAAACATTGTGGAATATCGTGATGAAAATGGCCGTTTTGAAAGCCGTAGCGAATTGAAAAAAGTGCCACGTTTAGGGCCAAAAGCCTTTGAGCAATGTGCGGGCTTTATGCGTATTGCTGAAGGGAAAAATCCACTTGATGCTTCAGGTGTTCACCCGGAAGCTTATCCTGTGGTCGAAAAAATCTTGCAAGCGACAGCACAATCTATTCAAGATTTAATGGGTAATGCGGGTGTGGTACGCCAACTTGATGCGAAACAATTTATTGATGAGCAATTTGGTTTACCGACTGTCCAAGATATTTTCAAAGAGTTGGAAAAACCAGGACGCGATCCGCGTGGTGAATTCAAGACCGCTGTATTTACAGAGGGTGTAGAAGAAATTACCGATTTAAAACCGGGTATGATTTTAGAAGGTACCGTCACCAATGTGACTAACTTCGGCGCATTTGTGGATATTGGTGTTCACCAAGATGGTTTAGTACATATTTCATCATTAAGCGATAAATTCATAGAAGATCCACATCAAGTGGTGAAAACTGGCGATATCGTGAAAGTGAAAGTATTGGAAGTGGATGTGCCGCGTAAACGTATTGCGTTGACGATGCGACTAGATGAAAGTGTGGTCAAAAATGACGGCAAATCTGACCGCACTTTAAGTGCCAAACCAAAAAGTAATTCGCCTCGCCAAGATCGCAATCCAAGAGGAAATGGTACGATGGGTAATGCCTTTGCCGATGCGTTGAAAAATTGGAAAAAATAA
- the glpC gene encoding anaerobic glycerol-3-phosphate dehydrogenase subunit GlpC, whose protein sequence is MNIQQLIENAKQSLNAPQHHDAFDESFESCIKCTACTAVCPVSRQNPNYPGPKQSGPDGERLRLKSAELYDEALKYCTNCKRCEIACPSDVKIGDIIVRARNKYLAQQHKPTVQKLRDAILSNTDIMGSLNTPLAPIVNTITGLKATKFVLEKALKISRHRTLPKYSFGTFRSWYMKKMVESQQKFERKVAYYHGCYVNYNNPQLGKEFIQVFNAMNIGVVLLEKEKCCGLPLSVNQFPERAKKIAQFNTDYISKMVDENGLDVISEASSCTLNLRDEYHHILGIDNAKVRPHIHMVTPFLYQLFKEGKTLPLKPLKLRVAYHTACHVDKAGWAPYTLEVLKQIPGLEVVMLPSQCCGIAGTYGFKEENYEVSQSIGKNLFDNINAGGFDYVISECQTCKWQIDMSSNVTCIHPLTLLCMSMNQA, encoded by the coding sequence ATGAACATTCAACAATTAATTGAAAATGCAAAACAATCCCTTAATGCACCACAACATCATGATGCTTTTGATGAAAGTTTTGAGAGCTGCATTAAATGTACAGCTTGTACAGCGGTATGTCCGGTTTCGCGTCAAAATCCAAACTACCCAGGTCCAAAACAATCGGGGCCGGATGGTGAGCGTTTACGCCTAAAATCAGCTGAGCTTTATGATGAAGCATTGAAATACTGTACTAACTGTAAACGTTGTGAAATTGCGTGTCCATCTGATGTAAAAATTGGTGACATTATCGTTCGTGCAAGAAACAAATACCTTGCTCAACAACACAAGCCAACCGTGCAAAAATTACGTGATGCGATTTTAAGTAACACCGATATTATGGGTTCGCTTAATACACCACTTGCGCCGATTGTGAATACCATCACTGGTTTGAAAGCGACAAAATTTGTGTTGGAAAAAGCATTGAAAATTAGCCGCCATCGTACGTTACCAAAATATTCCTTTGGTACGTTCCGCAGCTGGTATATGAAAAAAATGGTGGAAAGCCAACAAAAATTTGAACGCAAAGTGGCCTATTATCACGGTTGTTATGTGAACTACAATAATCCACAATTGGGTAAAGAATTTATTCAAGTGTTCAATGCTATGAATATTGGCGTGGTGTTATTGGAAAAAGAAAAATGCTGTGGCTTGCCATTAAGCGTGAACCAATTCCCAGAACGTGCGAAGAAAATAGCGCAATTTAACACCGATTACATCAGCAAAATGGTGGATGAAAATGGCTTGGATGTGATCAGTGAAGCATCAAGTTGTACCTTAAATTTACGTGATGAATATCATCATATTTTAGGTATCGATAATGCGAAAGTTCGTCCGCATATTCACATGGTGACACCCTTCTTATATCAACTCTTTAAAGAAGGTAAAACCTTACCGCTTAAACCATTGAAATTGCGTGTGGCTTATCACACCGCATGCCACGTGGATAAAGCGGGGTGGGCACCATACACCTTGGAAGTGTTAAAACAAATTCCAGGCTTAGAAGTGGTGATGTTGCCATCACAATGTTGCGGTATTGCAGGGACATACGGTTTCAAAGAAGAAAACTACGAGGTTTCCCAATCTATCGGTAAAAACTTATTCGATAACATCAATGCAGGTGGATTTGATTATGTAATCTCTGAATGCCAAACTTGTAAATGGCAGATCGATATGTCATCTAACGTGACTTGTATCCATCCATTGACGTTATTGTGTATGTCGATGAATCAAGCTTAG
- a CDS encoding 4Fe-4S cluster-binding domain-containing protein, with the protein MTALSDIYVPLHRIIPFSNVEGQGNRTSIFLQGCKLNCLYCHNPETIPRYSEGANQVSLQYLYEQVMEAVPFIRGVTVSGGEPTIHHKKLIPLFQKLRKEGLTCYLDSSGFFEFEAIRPLIDVTDKFLFDLKGEGLGLQSLCFDRQNRQGIVPQTIIPIHQHIKQENLDRNLKNLAQLLPLNKVEEVRLVYVANFFDSEQLVEKVASLLKNYQDVLFKIIRMHTKGARDAEGLAPYVPTVEQTQELENYAKSCGLTKIVTVL; encoded by the coding sequence GTGACCGCACTTTCTGATATTTATGTTCCCCTGCATCGTATTATTCCTTTCTCTAATGTGGAAGGGCAGGGGAATCGTACCAGTATTTTCTTACAAGGTTGTAAGCTAAACTGTCTTTATTGCCATAATCCAGAAACGATTCCTCGTTATTCGGAAGGAGCTAATCAAGTCAGTTTGCAATATTTGTATGAACAAGTTATGGAGGCTGTGCCTTTTATTCGTGGTGTGACGGTTTCTGGTGGCGAGCCTACCATTCATCATAAAAAGCTCATTCCATTGTTTCAAAAACTCCGTAAGGAAGGGCTAACTTGCTATTTAGATAGCAGTGGTTTCTTTGAATTTGAGGCAATTCGTCCTTTAATTGATGTGACTGATAAATTTCTTTTTGATCTGAAGGGAGAAGGGCTTGGTTTACAAAGTTTATGCTTTGATAGACAAAATCGTCAAGGCATTGTCCCTCAAACTATCATCCCCATTCATCAACATATCAAGCAAGAAAATTTAGATCGCAATTTAAAGAACTTAGCACAACTTTTGCCATTAAATAAAGTGGAAGAAGTGCGGTTAGTTTATGTGGCGAATTTTTTTGATTCAGAACAGTTGGTGGAAAAAGTCGCTTCCTTATTGAAAAATTATCAGGATGTTTTGTTCAAAATTATTCGAATGCACACAAAAGGTGCACGAGACGCTGAAGGGCTCGCTCCTTATGTCCCAACTGTTGAGCAGACCCAAGAACTTGAAAACTATGCGAAATCTTGTGGTCTGACCAAAATTGTGACCGTTTTATAA
- a CDS encoding IS3 family transposase has translation MQRLRTRYPLKWLLGFAQLARSTFFAKLQIKPDKDEELKKAIKRIKANHPDYGYRRVHASLPGVNHKKVQRLMQTLGLQVRSRKSKKFTTYRGTIGVIAPNHLERDFSATAPKQKWVTDITEFKAKDGSKVYLSPILDLFNNEIVSYNLSYSPNWAQVEDMLMQAVKGLNKACGVILHSDQGWQYQMVAYRRILAEHGIIQSMSRKGNCLDNAAMESFFGRLKTECFYGREFKTKEEIVDAVRDYLDYYNHRRIQLKLKGLSPVQYRKQSFK, from the coding sequence ATCCAAAGGTTAAGAACACGCTATCCGTTAAAATGGCTTTTAGGCTTTGCACAGTTAGCGCGTAGTACGTTTTTTGCGAAACTTCAGATTAAACCGGATAAGGATGAGGAGCTGAAAAAGGCCATTAAACGCATCAAAGCCAATCATCCTGATTATGGCTACCGACGTGTTCATGCCAGCTTGCCAGGCGTGAATCATAAAAAAGTTCAACGTTTAATGCAGACACTTGGACTTCAAGTGCGGTCAAGAAAAAGCAAGAAATTTACCACCTATCGAGGCACGATAGGGGTGATAGCACCGAATCATCTTGAACGCGATTTTAGTGCAACGGCCCCGAAACAAAAATGGGTGACCGATATCACCGAGTTTAAGGCAAAAGATGGGAGTAAAGTCTATTTATCCCCGATTTTAGACTTATTTAACAATGAGATAGTCTCCTATAACCTCAGCTATTCCCCAAACTGGGCGCAAGTAGAAGACATGTTAATGCAAGCCGTCAAAGGATTAAATAAAGCTTGTGGTGTCATTTTACATTCAGACCAGGGATGGCAATATCAAATGGTAGCTTATCGTCGAATTTTAGCTGAACATGGCATCATTCAAAGTATGTCGAGAAAAGGGAATTGCTTAGATAACGCCGCAATGGAAAGTTTCTTTGGACGATTAAAAACAGAATGTTTTTATGGTCGGGAATTTAAAACAAAAGAAGAGATAGTTGATGCCGTCAGGGATTATTTGGATTACTATAATCATCGACGGATTCAACTAAAATTAAAAGGACTGAGTCCGGTACAATATCGAAAACAATCCTTTAAATAA
- a CDS encoding YfcZ/YiiS family protein has protein sequence MAIQTEKPIECVGCNTFDMKSLFDNSDCSLPIEQFYATRQDAEGALEYFTLKARDIESEPCQIQSEIQQVEDGYLLKAVFTFCCQAELVIFQMKLV, from the coding sequence ATGGCCATTCAAACTGAAAAACCAATTGAATGTGTAGGTTGTAATACTTTCGATATGAAATCATTGTTTGATAACAGCGATTGTAGTTTACCTATCGAACAGTTTTACGCCACTCGTCAAGATGCAGAAGGTGCATTGGAATATTTCACGTTAAAAGCACGTGATATCGAAAGTGAACCTTGTCAAATTCAGTCTGAAATTCAACAGGTTGAAGATGGATACTTGCTTAAAGCGGTTTTCACATTCTGCTGCCAAGCGGAATTAGTGATTTTCCAAATGAAGCTTGTGTAA
- the greB gene encoding transcription elongation factor GreB, with protein MAKSNYITRQGWLALDQELKFLWKEERPKVTQAVSDAAALGDRSENAEYIYGKRRLREIDRRVRFLSKRLEVLQIVDYHPKQEGKVFFGAWVELEDEEGEVKQYRLVGCDEFDPAKNWISIDSPVARALIGKGVDDEIHVETPSGKVVLYVNQIWYEK; from the coding sequence ATGGCAAAATCAAATTACATTACCCGTCAAGGCTGGCTTGCGCTTGACCAAGAACTTAAGTTTTTGTGGAAAGAAGAACGCCCGAAAGTCACCCAAGCTGTTTCAGATGCCGCCGCACTTGGTGACCGCAGTGAAAACGCGGAATATATTTACGGAAAACGTCGTTTACGTGAAATTGATCGCCGTGTACGTTTTCTTTCCAAACGCTTAGAAGTGCTACAAATCGTAGATTACCATCCGAAGCAAGAAGGCAAAGTTTTTTTCGGTGCATGGGTTGAATTAGAAGATGAAGAGGGAGAAGTGAAGCAATACCGACTTGTCGGCTGCGATGAATTCGATCCCGCTAAAAACTGGATCTCTATTGATTCTCCCGTCGCACGCGCTTTAATCGGGAAAGGCGTTGATGATGAAATCCATGTTGAGACACCCTCTGGCAAAGTCGTGCTCTATGTAAACCAAATTTGGTATGAAAAATAG
- a CDS encoding NupC/NupG family nucleoside CNT transporter → MGILSSILGIVVLLIIAVLFSNNRKAINLRTVLGALAIQIGFAALILYVPFGRDALQATANGVSNVISYGNEGINFVFGGLADPSNAGFIFAVKVLPIIVFFSGLISVLYYLGIMQVVIKVIGGALQAALGTSKAESMSAAANIFVGQTEAPLVVRPYIKNMTQSELFAIMAGGTASIAGSVMAGYAEMGVPLTYLIAASFMAAPAGLLFAKILFPQTEQFTDKQPETDDSEKPTNVLEAMAGGASAGMQLALNVGAMLIAFVGLIALINGILGGVGGWFGYGDLTLQSILGWIFKPLAYLIGVSWDESAIAGQMIGMKLAVNEFVGYLEFAKYLQPDTTVVLSEKTKAIITFALCGFANFSSIAILIGGIGGMAPNRRGDVARLGLKAVIAGTLANLMSATIAGLFIELSGVAL, encoded by the coding sequence ATGGGCATTTTAAGTAGCATTTTAGGCATTGTCGTATTACTGATCATTGCCGTCTTATTTTCAAATAATCGTAAGGCGATTAATTTACGTACTGTATTAGGGGCTTTGGCGATCCAAATCGGATTTGCGGCCCTTATTTTGTATGTGCCGTTTGGTCGAGATGCATTACAAGCGACGGCAAATGGTGTATCAAATGTTATCTCCTATGGTAATGAAGGGATTAACTTCGTCTTTGGTGGCTTAGCGGATCCTTCAAATGCCGGCTTTATCTTTGCAGTGAAAGTGTTACCAATCATCGTCTTTTTCTCTGGTTTAATTTCTGTGCTTTATTACTTAGGCATTATGCAAGTTGTCATCAAAGTGATTGGTGGTGCATTACAAGCCGCATTAGGTACATCAAAAGCAGAATCTATGTCTGCTGCAGCGAACATCTTCGTAGGTCAAACAGAGGCACCGTTAGTGGTTCGTCCCTACATTAAAAACATGACCCAATCTGAATTATTCGCCATTATGGCCGGTGGTACAGCTTCTATCGCGGGTTCAGTGATGGCTGGTTATGCAGAAATGGGCGTGCCGTTGACTTACTTAATCGCAGCATCTTTCATGGCTGCACCAGCAGGTTTATTATTTGCGAAAATTTTATTCCCACAAACTGAACAATTTACCGATAAACAACCTGAAACGGATGATAGCGAAAAACCGACTAACGTGCTTGAAGCAATGGCAGGCGGTGCGAGTGCCGGTATGCAATTAGCGTTAAACGTAGGTGCGATGTTAATCGCATTCGTTGGTTTAATTGCTTTAATTAACGGCATTCTAGGTGGTGTTGGTGGCTGGTTTGGTTATGGCGACTTAACCTTACAATCAATCTTAGGTTGGATATTCAAACCATTAGCATACCTAATTGGGGTATCTTGGGATGAATCCGCAATCGCAGGCCAAATGATTGGGATGAAATTAGCGGTAAATGAATTTGTAGGTTACCTAGAATTTGCCAAATACTTACAACCCGATACAACCGTTGTGCTAAGTGAAAAAACCAAAGCAATCATTACATTTGCTCTATGTGGTTTTGCTAACTTCAGCTCTATCGCAATCTTAATCGGCGGTATCGGTGGTATGGCGCCAAACCGTCGTGGTGATGTTGCACGCTTAGGTTTAAAAGCAGTTATTGCAGGTACATTAGCTAACTTAATGAGTGCTACTATCGCTGGTTTATTCATCGAATTAAGCGGCGTAGCATTATAA
- the deoD gene encoding purine-nucleoside phosphorylase, whose product MTPHINAPEGEFADVVLMPGDPLRAKYIAETFLEDAKEVTNVRNMLGYTGTYKGRRISVMGHGMGIPSCSIYAKELITEYGVKKIIRVGSCGAVRMDVKLRDVVIGLGACTDSKVNRIRFKDHDFAAIADFDMAQAAVQAAKEKSKQVRVGNLFSADLFYTPDFEMFDVMEKYGILGVEMEAAGIYGVAAEYGAKALCICTVSDHIRTHEQTTAEERQLTFNDMIEIALESVLIGDNA is encoded by the coding sequence ATGACTCCACATATTAACGCTCCTGAAGGCGAATTTGCTGATGTTGTATTAATGCCTGGCGATCCGCTTCGTGCAAAATACATTGCAGAGACATTCTTAGAAGATGCCAAAGAAGTGACCAACGTTCGCAATATGTTGGGTTATACCGGTACTTATAAAGGTCGTCGTATCTCTGTTATGGGTCACGGTATGGGTATCCCATCTTGCTCAATCTATGCAAAAGAATTAATCACAGAATATGGCGTGAAAAAAATCATCCGTGTTGGTTCTTGTGGTGCCGTACGTATGGACGTTAAATTACGTGATGTCGTGATCGGTCTTGGTGCATGTACAGATTCAAAAGTAAACCGCATTCGTTTCAAAGATCATGATTTTGCGGCAATCGCTGATTTTGATATGGCACAAGCAGCGGTTCAAGCAGCGAAAGAAAAAAGTAAGCAAGTTCGCGTAGGGAATCTCTTCTCTGCAGACTTATTCTACACCCCAGATTTCGAAATGTTTGATGTGATGGAAAAATACGGTATCTTAGGCGTAGAAATGGAAGCAGCGGGTATCTATGGCGTAGCAGCAGAATATGGTGCAAAAGCACTTTGTATCTGTACCGTTTCAGACCATATTCGTACACACGAACAAACTACAGCAGAAGAACGTCAATTAACCTTCAATGATATGATTGAAATTGCGTTAGAGTCTGTATTAATTGGTGATAACGCATAA